One genomic region from Cydia amplana chromosome Z, ilCydAmpl1.1, whole genome shotgun sequence encodes:
- the LOC134661749 gene encoding uncharacterized protein LOC134661749 — protein MQDTQTDPDNCRRLGVAEQFIKFRPSPNFKNMKKFLKYKHDYSESSSQSPPNGNCEQTTPNTSESPPRNSQPMEKEQQPSPVKPVVHPPLPLEPPPPDKLPVMPVPIKNEIIDNDYPDQESGQESPNLSTAELSTAELSAAELSAAETEESSLRLNEEQDRLAAERPKVTVCRDFIRGTCVRVGCRYAHQRDLSQLMGVYTFCRNYQNTVCTLPLCKYVHATVFEEQEFYRTGVLPPHAQYHLKKPFYMLPPPPPPPPEVNPSPPCTPEVLNAVALRRNPSEKPLISCVPVSKLESKPAENDFRHMIQAITSPMKRDWNSIDPFTSPPRDLDHKQLFTKKCKHCDSTDIRLQYNKEKLEAIEKTSKDLKIKSKLLTQKSQNLFTILLTVIKEQAESVNGYNKLKAKLNMCGEKEREVLQNIIENHNTQVSSNIM, from the exons ATGCAGGATACACAGACAG ATCCTGACAATTGTCGGAGACTCGGGGTTGCTGAACAGTTCATCAAATTTCGGCCTTCGCCCAATTTCAAAAATATGAAGAAGTTCCTGAAATATAAACATGATTATTCAGAATCATCAAGTCAGTCTCCGCCAAATGGCAATTGTGAGCAGACTACGCCAAATACGTCAGAGAGCCCGCCCAGGAATAGCCAGCCGATGGAAAAGGAGCAGCAACCTTCCCCTGTAAAACCAGTTGTCCATCCCCCTTTGCCTTTAGAACCGCCTCCCCCAGACAAACTGCCCGTTATGCCAGTGCCTATTAAGAATGAAATTATTGATAATGATTACCCAGACCAAGAAAGTGGGCAAGAATCTCCAAATCTGTCAACAGCTGAATTGTCAACAGCTGAACTGTCAGCAGCTGAACTGTCAGCAGCTGAAACAGAAGAGTCTTCACTGAGATTAAATGAAGAGCAAGACAGATTGGCCGCAGAAAGGCCAAAAGTGACTGTTTGTAGGGATTTCATTAGAGGCACATGTGTTAGAGTAGGGTGCAGATACGCACACCAAAGGGACCTGTCTCAGCTAATGGGGGTGTATACCTTTTGCCGCAATTATCAAAATACAGTTTGCACTTTACCGCTGTGCAAATATGTCCATGCCACAGTGTTTGAAGAGCAAGAGTTCTATAGAACTGGAGTCCTGCCACCACACGCCCAGTATCATTTAAAAAAGCCTTTCTATATGctgccaccaccaccaccaccaccacctgaaG TAAACCCAAGCCCTCCATGCACTCCAGAGGTGCTTAATGCAGTTGCCCTTCGACGAAATCC TTCAGAAAAGCCTTTAATAAGCTGTGTGCCTGTGTCTAAATTGGAGTCTAAACCAGCAGAGAATGATTTCAGGCACATGATACAAGCCATTACTTCCCCAATGAAAAGAGACTGGAACTCGATAGACCCAt TCACCTCCCCGCCGCGCGACCTCGACCACAAACAACTCTtcacaaaaaaatgtaaacattgcgACAGTACGGACATCAG ACTTcaatataataaagaaaaactcgagGCAATAGAGAAAACGAGTAAAGACCTGAAAATTAAGTCCAAGCTCCTCACGCAGAAGAGTCAAAACCTTTTCACCATCCTTCTTACAGTAATTAAAGAG cAGGCGGAGTCAGTCAACGggtacaacaaattaaaagcgAAGCTGAACATGTGTGGTGAAAAAGAAAGG gAAGTACTGCAGAACATTATTGAGAATCACAACACGCAAGTCAGTAGCAATATTATGTAA
- the LOC134661144 gene encoding chymotrypsin-2-like isoform X1 produces the protein MSSPPISNTPSVSDNKISDTNAQSTQLVSNDGQAAGTSRSAAVYRKPRPASKFTRGEKCLFTHLVVTFAILLLLFIVFVVHLYVVRHHGNEMFEGILRSRVGEEESDSPPVGVVYVLPDYYMCNSLLLRPRWSLAPAHCVAARSDPDLAYALPSWRITYEPNTDPSDESGDLSETLITRSVPHPHFNRDDFQNNIGLFQHEEAFQHAFSNVYISDVSFNDYTLRTSANDLKLISWEDSWHVHGHVVQNPVQPLSPEKCKLYVSPVVDIRDYEHCVTMTERRNVSIAPGAVLAIKSEFVGIFTWGDSKGRGLPFVILDLAHYKDWITHIVSAR, from the exons ATGTCTTCACCGCCCATAAGCAACACGCCTTCCGTTTCTGACAATAAGATTTCCGACACAAATGCTCAATCTACACAGCTTGTATCAAATGATGGCCAAGCTGCAGGCACGAGTAGAAGCGCAGCCGTCTACCGTAAACCAAGACCAGCTTCAAAGTTCACGCGAGGAGAAAAATGCTTATTTACTCATTTAGTGGTGACTTTCGCCATCCTGCTATTGCTGTTTATCGTTTTCGTGGTGCACTTGTACGTGGTGAGACATCACGGGAATGAGATGTTTGAAGGCATATTGAGAAGTAGAGTAG GTGAAGAGGAGTCAGACTCCCCACCAGTAGGCGTTGTGTACGTTCTGCCGGACTATTATATGTGCAACTCCCTGCTGTTGCGTCCGCGATGGTCACTGGCACCGGCGCACTGTGTGGCTGCCCGATCTGACCCGGACTTGGCTTATGCTCTACCCAGCTGGCGAATAACGTATGAACCAAATACTGATCCTTCAGACGAGTCAG GTGACTTATCAGAAACACTGATAACTCGCAGCGTGCCACATCCTCATTTCAACAGAGACGACTTCCAAAATAACATAGGACTGTTTCAACACGAGGAAGCTTTTCAACATGCATTTTCAAACGTGT ATATCAGCGATGTCTCCTTCAACGATTACACGCTTAGGACTAGTGCAAACGATTTAAAATTGATCAGTTGGGAAGATTCGTGGCATGTACATG GTCACGTGGTACAAAATCCCGTTCAGCCGTTGTCGCCGGAAAAATGTAAGCTGTACGTTTCGCCAGTTGTGGATATTAGGGATTATGAACACTGCGTAACAATGACGGAGAGACGGAATGTGTCTATAG CCCCTGGAGCAGTATTGGCGATCAAATCAGAGTTCGTCGGTATATTTACGTGGGGTGACTCCAAAGGCAGAGGGCTCCCGTTCGTAATATTGGACTTAGCACACTATAAAGACTGGATCACACACATTGTTTCTGCAAGGTAA
- the LOC134661144 gene encoding uncharacterized protein LOC134661144 isoform X2 gives MSSPPISNTPSVSDNKISDTNAQSTQLVSNDGQAAGTSRSAAVYRKPRPASKFTRGEKCLFTHLVVTFAILLLLFIVFVVHLYVVRHHGNEMFEGILRSRVGEEESDSPPVGVVYVLPDYYMCNSLLLRPRWSLAPAHCVAARSDPDLAYALPSWRITYEPNTDPSDESGDLSETLITRSVPHPHFNRDDFQNNIGLFQHEEAFQHAFSNVCHVVQNPVQPLSPEKCKLYVSPVVDIRDYEHCVTMTERRNVSIAPGAVLAIKSEFVGIFTWGDSKGRGLPFVILDLAHYKDWITHIVSAR, from the exons ATGTCTTCACCGCCCATAAGCAACACGCCTTCCGTTTCTGACAATAAGATTTCCGACACAAATGCTCAATCTACACAGCTTGTATCAAATGATGGCCAAGCTGCAGGCACGAGTAGAAGCGCAGCCGTCTACCGTAAACCAAGACCAGCTTCAAAGTTCACGCGAGGAGAAAAATGCTTATTTACTCATTTAGTGGTGACTTTCGCCATCCTGCTATTGCTGTTTATCGTTTTCGTGGTGCACTTGTACGTGGTGAGACATCACGGGAATGAGATGTTTGAAGGCATATTGAGAAGTAGAGTAG GTGAAGAGGAGTCAGACTCCCCACCAGTAGGCGTTGTGTACGTTCTGCCGGACTATTATATGTGCAACTCCCTGCTGTTGCGTCCGCGATGGTCACTGGCACCGGCGCACTGTGTGGCTGCCCGATCTGACCCGGACTTGGCTTATGCTCTACCCAGCTGGCGAATAACGTATGAACCAAATACTGATCCTTCAGACGAGTCAG GTGACTTATCAGAAACACTGATAACTCGCAGCGTGCCACATCCTCATTTCAACAGAGACGACTTCCAAAATAACATAGGACTGTTTCAACACGAGGAAGCTTTTCAACATGCATTTTCAAACGTGT GTCACGTGGTACAAAATCCCGTTCAGCCGTTGTCGCCGGAAAAATGTAAGCTGTACGTTTCGCCAGTTGTGGATATTAGGGATTATGAACACTGCGTAACAATGACGGAGAGACGGAATGTGTCTATAG CCCCTGGAGCAGTATTGGCGATCAAATCAGAGTTCGTCGGTATATTTACGTGGGGTGACTCCAAAGGCAGAGGGCTCCCGTTCGTAATATTGGACTTAGCACACTATAAAGACTGGATCACACACATTGTTTCTGCAAGGTAA